Below is a genomic region from Alphaproteobacteria bacterium.
TCGCGAAATGGGCGATCTGCCGGGCTGCATTCCGGTCGTCGATGCCGACCACCTGCCGGATTCGATCGACGTCGAGATGTCCGACCGCGATTTGCGGCTGAAGGCCAAGAACCTGGAAACCCTGCGCGGTTTCACCGAGTTGCATGACCGCGAACACGAGCGGCGGGTCCATTTCATGTTCTACGCGGCGCCGGTGGCGGTGCTCGGCGACGACCGGGTCACCGGCCTGAGGCTCGAACGGACCAAGGTCGTCGATGGCCGCGCCATGGGTACCGGCGAGTTCTTCGATATCGAATGCGGCCTCGTCGTACCGGCGATCGGCTACCGGTCGATGGCGATCGAAGGCGTCGAATTCAATCACGAGCGCGGCCTGATCGACAGCGACGACGGCCGCGTCGAACGTGGGCTCTATGTCGTCGGATGGGTCAAGCGGGGGCCGACCGGTGTCATCGCGACCAACCGGCCGGACGGCAAGATCGCAGCCGATCTCATTTTCGAAGATTTCGCCGACGGCGACCGGCCGGGCCATGCCGCGCTCGAAGACCTGCTGCGGGGGCGTGGGGTCAAGTGGGTGACCTTCGAGGCGTGGAAGACGATCGAGGCGGCGGAGGTCGCCGCCGCGACCAGCGGCGCACCGCGGCGCAAATTCACGACGATCGAGGACATGCTGTCGGCGCTCGATTAGGACACGGCGACGGCCCGCGCCCGCCGGCCATCTTCGAGCCAGGTGGGTGAAGGCCGGCCGTAATTCCCGGAACCGAATTGAATCGACGAAAGGCAGGGCCGATCATGCTCAATGAACAGCAGGAGAAATGGTGCGCCGAAAGCAAATGGGACTTTTCGGACCTCAAGGCGTTGTTCCTCAACTGCACGCTCAAGAAGTCGCCCGAAATGTCGCATACCGACGGCCTGGTGCGCATGTCGAAGGCCATCATGGAGAAAAACGGCGTGCAGGTCGACGAGTTGCGCCCGGTCGACCACGACATCGCCTATGGTGTCTACGGCGACATGACGGAGCATGGTTGGGACAAGGACGACTGGCCGCGGATTTACGAAAAAGTCAAAGCCGCTCATATCCTTGTCATTACCTCGCCAATTTGGCTGGGCGAGAAATCCTCGGTCTGCACCAAGGTGATCGAACGCCTCTATTCGACCTCGAGCGACCTCAACGACCGCGGCCAGTACGCCTATTACGGCCGGGTTGGCGGCTGCCTCATCACCGGCAACGAAGACGGCGCCAAACACTGCGCTATGAACATTCTCTACTCGCTGCAGCATCTGGGCTACGTCATCCCGCCGCAGGCGGATGCTGCCTGGCTCGGCGAGGCCGGTCCCGGCCCGTCCTATCTCGACCCGGATTCCGGCGGGCCGGAGAACGAGTTCACCAACCGCAACACCACGTTCATGACCTGGAACCTGCTGCACATGGCCCGGATGATCACCGACGCCGGGGGCATTCCGGCCCACGGCAACCAGCGCTCGGCTTGGGAGGCGGGCTGCCGTTTTGACAACCCCAACCCGCTTTACCGCTGATGGCCGAGAGGTGCGCGTCGTTGGCCCGGGGTTGACCCGCACCCGGCGTCGCCATATGACTGGGTTGCTTCTTCGAAGGTATGCACTGCTGACAGGCGCATGGAGATTCCGGTAAACCGAGAACGGCGACGGCGCTGACGTCTCATATGCCTGAGATCGTCGGCGCCGGATCGAGATAATCCTTGATCCGGGATTCATGCGGTATTAAGTCGATTCTGTTACACAGCGAGTCGCATCCCATCGAGTCGCACACCGCGTGATGAATGGTCGCGGGCGAAGGGACCCGCGGGACGAGGGTTGGAACCGATGAACGTTGCCCCGGCGGTACCGCGGCCGCAGGCACCCCGCGAGGAACTCGAAAGCGTAACCGTCCGCTTTGCCGGCGATTCCGGCGACGGCATGCAGCTGACCGGCTCGCAATTTACCTTGGCGACGGCGCTCGCCGGCAACGACCTGGCGACATTCCCCGACTTCCCGGCCGAGATCCGTGCGCCCGCCGGGACGACCTATGGCGTTTCGGCATTCCAGGTCAATTTCGGCGCCCGCGAGATTCGCACCTCGGGCGATGCGCCAGACGTCCTGGTGGCGATGAACCCGGCGGCGCTGAAGGTCAATCTCGACGACATGTGCACCGGCGGGCTGATCTTCGTCGACACCGGCGCGTTTACCAAGCGCAACCTGCAGAAGGCGACCTTCGACGACAACCCGCTCGAGGATTCAAGCCTCGCCAAATTCCGCATCATGCCGATCGACATGTCGGCCCAGACCTTGGGCGCGGTCAAACCCTATGGCCTCAGTAATAAGGAGGCGTTGCGCTGCAAGAACATGTGGGCGTTGGGGCTGGTCTATTGGCTCTATGACCGCGATATACGGCCGAGCGCCGATTGGCTGAGACAGAAATTTGCCGCGCGGCCCGAGCTCGCCGACGCCAACATTGCGGCGATGAAAGCGGGACACGCCTTCGGTGAGACCGCGGAGATGCCGGGCGAGATAAGTGCCTATACGGTACCCCCGGCGAAGATCGAGCCGGGGGAATACCGGGCGGTGACCGGCACCGAGGCGCTGGCCTGGGGCCTGGTCGTCGGTGCCCATCTCGCCGACCTCAAGCTGGTCTTCTGTTCCTATCCGATCACCCCCGCTTCGGCGGTGCTGCACACCCTGGCCAATCTGCGCCAGCATGGGGTGGTGACGTTCCAAGCCGAGGACGAGATCGCCGCCGTTGGCGCGGCGATCGGCGCCTCCTTCGCCGGCTCCATCGGCGTGACGTCGAGCTCCGGCCCGGGGATCGCGCTCAAGGGCGAGGCCATCGGGCTGGCGATCGCCACCGAACTGCCATTAGTCGTGATCAATTCCCAGCGCGCCGGCCCGTCGACCGGCATGCCGACCAAGACCGAGCAATCGGACCTCTATCAGGCGGTCTACGGCCGCAACGGCGACAGCCCGATGTCGGTCATGGCGGCGCGGTCGCCGGGCGATTGCTTCGAAGTCGCCGTCGAGGCGGTCCGCCTGTCGACCAAGCACATGACGCCGGTGATGCTGCTGAGCGACGGCTATATCGCCAATGCCGCGGAGCCGTGGCGCATTCCCGATGTTACCGGTTTGCGACGCTTCGACCGCATGTTCCACAAGGAAATCGAGGGATTTCATCCTTTCATCCGTCATCCGGAAACGCTGGCTAGGCCGTGGGCGCCCCCCGGCGTGCCCGGCCTCGAACATCGCATCGGCGGGCTCGAGCGCGACTATGACAGCGGTGACGTATCCTACGATCCGGCCAACCACCAGCGCATGACCGACGTGCGCGCGGCCAAGGTCGAGCTGATCGGCCGTGACATCCCACCCCAAAACGTCGAGCTCGGCTCGGACAGCGGCCGGCTGGCGATCGTCGGCTGGGGATCGACCTTCGGGTCGATCAACCGCGCGGTCGAAAACCTGATCGATGCCGGCCTCGAAGTCGCCCACATCCATTTGCGCCACATCTGGCCGTTGCCGCCGAACCTGCACACCCTGCTCGACAGCTACGACAAGGTCCTGGTACCGGAAATGAATTCGGGCCAGCTACGCACCGTGCTGCGCGCGGAATACCTGGTTCCGGCGCACGGGCTCAACAAGGTGACGGGGCAACCCTTCCGCATTTCCGAAATCGAAGAGGCGGCGCGCCGCCTGCTGGAGGACTGAGATGAGCGCGCCCAAGCTGCCCGAGACGCTGACGGCGAAGGATTACGCCTCCGACCAGGACGTCCGCTGGTGCCCCGGTTGCGGCGATTACGCGATCCTGAAAGGCGTGCTGAAGACTTTGGCCGACCTGCAGGTGCCGCGCGAGAAGACCGTATTCATCTCGGGCATCGGCTGCGCCGCGCGCTTCCCCTACTACGTCTCGACCTATGGCTTCCACACCATTCATGGCCGCGCGCCGACCATCGCGACCGGCGCCAAGCTGGCCAATCCCGAGCTCGATATCTGGGTGGTCAGCGGAGACGGCGACGCGCTGTCGATCGGCGGCAATCACATGCTGCACATCCTGCGGCGCAATCCGAACATGCAGATCCTGCTGTTCAACAATCAGATCTATGGCCTGACGAAGGGCCAATATTCGCCGACCTCGAAAGTCGGCACGCGGTCGCCGTCGACGCCCCGCGGGTCGGTCGACAGCCCGGTATCGGCGGCGCAGTTCGCGCTCGGTGCCAACGCGCGCTTCGTCGCCCGCGCCATCGATACCGACCAGAAGCACTTGCCGGAGACCCTCAAGCGTGCCCACACCCATGACGGTGCCTCGTTCGTCGAGATCTTCCAGAACTGCATCGTCTACAACGACGGCGTGTTTTCGGCCTTTACCGAGCGCGCCCATGCGGCCGACACCCAGATCCATGTCGAGCACGGCAAGCCGCTGATATTCGGCGCCGACCGCGACAAGGGCCTGCGCCTGGTCCCCGGCACGCTCGATGTCGAGGTGGTCACGATCGGCGACAACGGCTTCACCGAAAAGGATGTCATGTTCCACGACGAGACCAACCACTGGCTGGCAGCGTTGCTGGCGGCGATGGAACCGCCCAACTTCCCGGTCGCCGTCGGTGTGCTGTATTGCGACCCGGCGACCCCCTACGAGGCCAATTTCCCCCAGAACACGCCGCTCGGCGGATCGGTGACCAGCAATGACGACCTCAACGGGATGCTGCGATCCGGCCATACCTGGACGGTATAAGCCTCGGCGTTCCAATCCGCGGCGCCGAACGCCGACCTGAATTCACCGTGATCGTCCGCCTTTTTTTCGTCGCCGCCTTCGCGATTTGTTCGGTGACGTCGCTGGCGGCCGAGGACGCACCCCTCATCGTCGGCGCCGTGTTGTCCGAGACCGGCAAGTTTTCGACCAACGGCAAACATGCCGGCATTGGCTACGATTTGGCGGTCCAGCGGATCAACGCCCTGGGCGGCGTCCGTGTCGGAGATCGCACCCACCGCCTGGAGATCGCTTATTACGACGACGAATCGACGCCGGTTCGCGGTGCCGCCCTGGCCGAGCGGCTGATCAAACAGGACGGCGTCAAATTCATGCTCGGCCCGTACAGCTCGGCCCTGACCCAGGCGATCGCTCCGATCACCGAGGCCTATAGCATACCGATGGTGGAGGGAAACGGCTCCGCCCGTTCTCTGTTCACGCAGGGCTACAGGTACCTATTCGCGGTCCTTTCGACATCGGAGGAATACTTTTCGAGCGCGATCGATCTGCTCGCCGATTTGGCCGAAAGCGGCGGGCGGGCGCCGTCGTCGGTGCGCATCGCGCTCGCCACGGAGAACGACCCGGCGTCCCAGGATGTGCGTGCCGGCGTCCTTACCGATGCCGCCCGCTACGGCATGGAAATCGTCATCGACGACAAGCTGCCGCCGGACGTCAACGACATGACCGCGATCCTGACCAAGGTCAAGGCGCTGCGGCCCGATGCCCTTCTGGTTTCCGGGCATTCGCGCGGCGCGACGATCGCCGTCCGCCAGGTCGCCGAGATGCGGGTCGCCGTACCGGCCCTGATCGTGACCCATTGCGACGCCGCCGACATCATCGGCAAGTTCGGCGGCGACGCGGAGGACGTGATTTGTCCCGCGCAGTGGGACCGCAGCCTGCCCTACTCCGGCCGCTGGTTCGGCGGTGCCGAGGACTACGCCGTTGCGTTCGAGCGCGCGTTCGGTTACGCCCCGCCTTATCAGGCCGCGGAATCCTCGGCAGCCGTGCTGACCCTGGTCGACGCGATCGAACGCGCCGGATCCTTGGACGGCGGCGCCGTCCGGGACGCGCTGGCGGCGACCGATCTCGCCACCTTCTTCGGCCGCATCCGTTTCGACGCCAGCGGCAAGAATATCGCCAAACCGATGGTCTTGTACCAGGTCCAGGACGGCGTGTTCCGGGTCGTCGCGCCGGCGGAGTGGGCGTCGGCCAAGCCTGTCTTTCCGCGCTAAGGGCGTGGCCCGCGAACGCTCTTTCATTTCGGTATCGCCCATGGCGCCGCCATCGATCGGGAATACGCCGATCAACCGGCGCCAAACGCTCCAATCCCGCTTGACCGAACCGGTGATTGTCATAGTTGTAAGGAAACAACAGCCGTCCGATAGTATGGGTCCGTGCATGAGGGTGGCGTGATCGGCCCGAATGGGCGATATAGCGGCATCATGCGACTATGCATTTGGGCCGGCGAAGGGCCGGACCTTTCGGAACAACGCGTTTTCAGGGTGAAATCGATATGCGCAGATACCTTCACATCAAGCTCGACGATCGGTCCGTCGAAACACAGGAATTGGAGGGCGAGGACGTCATCCGCGTCGGTCGCCATTTTATCGCCAAGACCCTGCTCGAACGCGGCGCGGCGACCGTCGATCCGTTGTCCCCGGAAAACCCGCTGATCTTTTCAGCCGGGCCGTTTGCCGGCACCAACTTTTCCAATGCCAACCGGCTCAGCGTCGGCTGCAAGAGCCCGCTCACCGGCGGCATCAAGGAGGCCAATGCCGGCGGCACCTTCGCCTTCGCCCTCGGCCAGCTCGAGATCTCCGGCTTCACGCTCTACGGCGCCGCCGACGATTGGGTCGTCATCCACATCCCCAAGGACGGCGACATCACATACGAAAACGCCGCCCCCTACATGGGCAAAGGCGCCTTCGAGACGGCGAAGTTATTGTTCGATAAATACGGCGACAAGGTCAGCCTCGGCATTTGCGGCCCGGTCGGCGAGTACCTCGGCTTGGTCGCCGGTATCTCGTTCACCGACCCCGAAGGGCGTCCGACACGGCTCGCCGCCCGCGGCGGTGTCGGCGCGGTGATGGGCAGCAAGAAGGTCAAGGCGATCGTCGTCGACCGCGACAAGATGCCGACCTTCAACGACCGCAAGAAGGTGATGGGCGCGGTCCGCGAATACGGCAAGCGGCTGGGCGAAGAACCGGCGATCCAGACCTTCAGCGATTATGGCACCGCGATGATGGCCGATTTCACCAACAAGATCGGCGGCCTGCCGACCCGCAACTTCAGCGCCGGCCAGGTGGTCGATGCCACGGAGAAGACCTTCGAGCTCGGCGGCGACCATATTCGCGAGCGCAACCTGGCGCGCGGCGGCGAGCCGACCCATGCCTGCATGCCGGGCTGCATGATCAAATGCAGCAACATCTACGCCGACGAGAACGGCGAGGAGATGTGCTCGCCGGTCGAATACGAGACCCTCGGCCTGCTCGGCAGCAATTGCGGGCTCGACGATCCCGACGATGTCGCACTGCTCAACAATATCGCCAACGATCTCGGCATCGACACCATCGAGCTCGGCGCCACGTTGGGTGTGCTGATGGAGGCCGGCGAGGGCGCCTTCGGCGATCGCGCCTTCATGGCGGCGGCCCTCGACGACATTCGCCACGGCACCGAACGCGGCCGCATCCTGGCCCAGGGCACCGCCCGGGTTGGCGAGCATTACAACGTGGCGCGCGTCCCGGTGATCAAGAAGCAGGGCATCAGCGCCTACGACCCGCGGGTTATCGAGGTCACCGGTATTTCGATGATGGTGACGGCGCAGGGCGCCGACCACACGACCGGCAACCTGCCCCACTTCCGCAGCGCCGACAAGACAACGGAGGAACTGGTCGAGGTCAGCTACGAGACCCAGGTCGCCTGCGCGGTCGCCGATTCCTTGGGCCTGTGCCTGTTCGGCCGCTCGGTCACGGCGAAGAGCGGCGAGCTCATCGTCAACGCCCTCAACGACGCCCACGGCACCGCCTACGACACGTCGTTCCTAGAGGACCTCGGCCGCGAGGCGCTGCGCATGGAATGGGAGTTCAACAAGCAGGCCGGGTTCACCGAAGATGATGATGAACTGCCGGAGTTCTTCTTCACCGAGGCGCTCGATCCGGCGGGCAAGGTCGCCCGCCATCACAGCGCCGACATCAACCGCCACCTGCGGCCGCTGGCCGAGTCCGGCGGCGCCTAGTCCGGTGGCTTTCTAGGCCAGCGCGGCCAACCGATCGTGAGCCCAGCGGCTGCGCGGGCGTAGTACGGCGCGTTCGGCGAGCAGGCTGCGGGCTAGTTCCGTGCGCCCGTCGCGGATCGCGGCATCGATCAGGATCTGCTGGAAGACGTCCTGCTGCGCGTGGCTGCCGCCGAGCGGCGCCATCTCGTGCCTCATGGGCAGCAACCGATCCACCGCCTTGCCGCACGCTCCCTCACCATAGGCGAGCAAGCCTTCGGCGAGCGGCACGGTAAGCGATGCCGTCACCCCGGCGGCGTCGGCACCGCCGGCGGCGGCGAAACGCTTCAGGGAATCGAGATAGGTCCGGGCTGAGGCGATCCGTCCGGCCCCGGTGAAGGCGAGCATGAAATGGGCGTCGGTGAAGGGCAGGACGTGGTCGTCCTTGCGCTGCTCGGCGATGTCGGCCAGTGCCTCCCAGCGGCCGCCGATATCGACGCCGAGCAGCTCCAGCCGCATCAGCATTGAGGCGGCATTCTGGACATCGAGATAGAAGCCGGTCTCATCGACCCTGACCTCGCGGTCATAGATATCGAGCACGCGGTCGAAATCGCCGAGTTCGAGGGAGAACAGGGCGGCATGCCACCACAGATGATCCTTGAACGGGTTGCGGTCGTCCCAGGTGCCGAACGGCTGATCGAGCCACTGCGTGCCCTCCTCGTGGCGGCACTGCATTTCGAGGACATGGGCCACCGCGTGCACCGCCCACAGATCCTCGCGGTTCAGCTCCACCGCGTGGCGGCCGTAGCGTTCGGCCTCGGCGTAGTCGCCGCACTCCTCGAGGCCGAAGGCCAGCATGCCGAGAACGAAACCATAGCCCGGCATCGCCGGGTCGAGCCGTCCGGCGGCGGCCGCCGGCAGATCGCGTAGGGCGGCACGACGGCCCTGCCAGAAACTCATGAAATGGTGCAGGCGGAGGGCCAACAGGTCGCCCGGCGCCTCGATCAGGATCTCCTCCCACAGCCGACAGGCGTCGCCGACGCGGCCCGCCGCCCAATGCTCGAGTGCCGCCACGTGCCCGGCCTCGCGGGCCGTCGCATCGCCGGCGAGCGCCTTCGCCGCGGCGACCACGCCGGCGACCTTGTCGGCGATCTCGACGGTGCCGAGCTGCATCAGCATATAGCCGCGAAAGCACAGGCCCATGAGGAACTGCGGGTCCGCCCCCAACGCCGCCTTGACGTGCGCCTGGGCGGCGAGGCGGTATTCGAGATAGGCCATCAGCGCGGTGTCGTAGGCGGCGACCGCCGCGGGCGCGCGGGTGGTGACTATCAATCCAAGGGCGTCGGTCTGCATGGGCGGGCTCCCGGGTCGATTTCGATTGCGCTCAGCGCCCGGCATCGCCGCCGCGGGTTTGCGGCAGCTTGCGTCCGAGGAGTCCGCCGGCCACGACCGTGCGCAGGATTTGCGCCGTACCGCCGCCGATGGTGAACATGCGGGCATCGCGGACCATGCGTTCGAGCGGCAGATCGCGGCCATAGCCGGCCGCGCCGAACATCTGCAACGCGTCGTTGGTCACCTTCTGCGCCATTTCGGAGGCGAAGATCTTGGCCTGGGCCGCCTGTACCATGTCCGGAAACCCGTCGCCGGCGCCGGCCGCCGCCTTGCAGATCATCAGCCGGGCCGCCGCGAGCTCGGTCGCCATGTCGGCGAGCATCCACTGCAGGCCCTGGAATTCGGCGATCGGACGCCCGAACTGGTGCCGCGTCTTGACCCGCTCCAGCGCCAGCTCGTAGGCGCCCTGGGCGAGGCCGAGCGCGACCGTGGCGGCACCGACACGCTGCCCGTTATAAGCACTCATCAAATTGGCGAAGCCGCGCGCGAAGCCGTCGGGCGGCACCAGCACCATGTCCTCGGGCACCGCGAGGTCCTCGAAGACGATCTCGGTCTCGGGAATGCCGCGGAGCCCCATGGCGTAGGACCGTTGGCCGACCCGCAGGCCTTCGGCCTCGCCGCGGACGGCGAGAAAACCGGCGATTCCCAGCTCGTCGCCGTGCTCATCGTAAACCCGGGCGAAGATCACATGGAGCCGCGACACGCCGCCGCCGGTGATCCAGTGCTTCTTGCCGTTGAGGACATAACCGCCGCCGCGCCGGTCGGCGCGCGTCGTCATTTCGTTGGCCGCGCTGCCGGCCTCCGGCTCGGTGATACAGATGGCGGGCTTGTCGCCGGCGAGGACGAGTTCGGCGGCGAGACGCTTCTGCTTCTCGCTACCGTATTTCATGATGGCGCCGATGCCGCCCATATTGCCCTCGACCACGATCCGCGCGGTGACGCCGCAGACCTTGGCCATTTCCTCGATCACCACGACGGTGTCGAGATAGGACCGCCCTTGGCCGCCGTATTCGACCGGGATGGTCATGCCCATGAAACCGGCCGCGGTCAGTTTCTCGACATTGTCCCAGGGGTAGGATTCGCTGCGGTCAACCTCGGCCGCGCGCGCGCGAATTGCCGATTCGGCGAGGTCGCGGGCGGCCTGCTGCAGGTTCCGTTGGTCGTCGGTCAGCTCGAACATGGGCGCACTCCCAACCGCTCTCCGGGCGATCGCGAAACCTGCAGGATGGGGTGACGGCGCGGGCGAGGCAAGCCTTCGCGAAAGGCCCTACATGTACCCTTCGACGCGGAGCCGTAGCGCTCCGTGAACGGAGTATGTGCGGATGTGCACACCATACCGGTTGACTTTCGTTGCCGTCCGTCAATAGCGTCGGTTGTACTAATCGAAAGTTTTCCAATCGGGGCCGTGAGTTCAGCGCGCAAAATGCATTGGCCAATCTGAAAAAACACGGACGCACACAGTCCTTGGACAACTGGACTGCAATTGCGGTCTTGCCAGGTCGCTGGTTAGGCATGGTTCTCCTGAACAAGTTTGTGCTGATATTCGCATTCCTGCTCCTGGGAATTTCTGTGCCGTCGTTATCGCGCGGGTCGGCCGCCTCCTTCGATGAAGCTGTGGACAGGCTCGAAGCAGGGGAGTTCGAACTCGCTCAATCTCTTTTGTCAGCATCCGTCATGGACGGCGACACCCGAGCGGCGGCTCTGTTGGGCTATCTACTGGCAGAGGGGACAATTCTGGACGGCGAATATGAGAAAGGGATCCGTCTGCTGGAATTGGCCGCCGAGGACGGTGAACCATCAGCCCTTTACTGGCTAGGGAGCACCTTGCTGTCTGTCCAAGAGGGGCAATCCGATTTACCCACGTTAGCGAAGATTGAAAATCCGCGTGACGTTGGTCTCCAATATCTGCACCTGGCGGCAGATGCCGGCCATCCAGACGCGATGTATCTGTTGGGTGAAACCTACTTGGCAACGTCCGACCCTGGGGATAGCAACGAAATCGCAAGACACTGGCTTGAGAAGGCTGCGGCAAACGGACGCATTCTGGCCAGTTCACGCATCGCCATCATTCCTGCCTTACAGGGCCAGCGTCTGACAACCGAGCAAATCGGCAAGATGGTGGAGATTGCCCCCGACGGTGACGCGGTGCTTCATACGGCTCTTGCGTCTGCATACCTGAACCGAGCCAAGGACGACCACGACACCGAGCAGGGCCTAATGTGGCTCAACGTCGCCATCATGGGCACACCCCAGGCGGCCCTGACGCCACTGGCTCAACTGCTTGCGCAATACCAGTTGGGAGCCCACGCCGCCTCAAATCCAATGGCGGAATTGCTGGCGCAAAATAAACCGATCGACGCTCGCATCCTCGCCAACGCAAGACGCGACGCCGAGGCGTGGCTTTTGAGCGCGGCGGGACGGGGAGATTCTCTTCTATCATCTGCGTCGGCCTGGTGCCAGCGGGAAAGGCCCGGCTCGGTCGAGTGTATTGGCCAATCGATAGTAAGACACCGAATGTGCCAAGTCCCGTATTTCCCAGGCTATTTTCAGGACTACTACTTGTCCTCTGCATACGACAAATGTCGCAGATCACTCGAAGCCAAAGACTGATTCAATCAAACGGAAGGAGCCACTAGGTATGGTATTAATTGCACAAACTCATCCTCCGAAAACAATGATTGAGAGTATGGCAGGTCTTGTGACGGAATTGCTCGGAGAATTAAACAACCCTGTAATTGGTGTTGAGCAGTTTGTGGAAATTTTTCACGTCGAACGTGCAAATAGAGCCACAGAAACATTAGCAAGTGTCGGCGTACCTGGGGAACGAATTCAAGCTCTCGACCTATTTACCTTAGGCATCATAGACGAGGTTATTGCTAAGACGAACACGCCCGGTGCGCCTATCGGCAGGGATGCAACTGTCACGATGGTTCACGCCCGTCGGTTCGGAGAAATCATGAAGCTAGAATTCGATACGTTGATCAGTGCCGGGTTAGACAACGACACAGCACTTCGGCTGGCCTATGACAAGGCCTACGCCCAATACGATCCCGCCGAAATGGAAACCGGGATCATTATTACGGGTGGGATGGACGACGACGATCCCAACGCAATTAGGCTTAGTCCGGCCGATTTTTGCTTCGCGGCCGGGACGTCGATCAAGCTCGCGGACGGATCGGAAAAGCCGATCGAACGGATTAGGGTCGGCGACATGGTCATGGCCTTCGATCCTGAGCACGACAACGGTCGTGGCGGCTTGGTGCCGAAGCGCGTGACCCGCACCTATGTCAATCATAACCAAAGGGTCATCGACTTCCACGGCACGCTGGTCACCCCCGGCCATGTTTATCTGACGGACGGCGGAATCTTCAAACCGCTCATGGACATCATCCGCGAGGACGGCGTCGTCATCCGCGACGATGGCTGCCGCATTCGTGCGGCGACTAACTGCGAGGTCGGCAGCGAAGGGGACCAATTTGTGCAGATCGCCTACATAACTGAATGGGGGCGGCGAGACTGGAAAGCCACCCGCGCCCGTGCCGGAACGCTCCGGTTGAAACCCGATGGGACGGCGACCTCGTTCATCGACTATATCGAGCGCCACCGATACACGCTCCTGCCGAATGGCTTGATCGTTCGCGACGGGGAACAACCGCATCCCTTACCCTATTGCGGGCCGGCACCAAGACCGGAGGACTACGTGCTTCAAAAGAGCGGGCTGACCTTGGCCGATCTCTATGACGACGGCGGCGACGGCAGGACGGTGCCGCCGCGACCTTCGGTAATCGCTGGCGGCGGACTATCGAACCTGTCCGACTGGTCCGATGTGATAAGCGTGTCCGGCGGCGACAGGTCAAATGCCCAGGACGAAGCCGATGGCCGAGTGCAGGTCGAAGCCGTACAACACCAAAGAGCAGGCGAGGTTGTTCACTGACTTTCGGTGCCGGGTCAATCGAATTCGATCGTCGCGGATCGCACCGCGTCCAAGTTCAGGAGACACAAGAGATGTTTGTCAAGGCGAGCTCAGTAGCGCCGCCAGGGAGTCAGCATGGGGTGACGGCGCGGGCGAGGCAAGCCTTCGCGAAAGGCCCTACATGTACCCTTCGACGCGGAGCCGTTCGAAGGCGTCCTCGCTCTCATGGTCCATGGCGCGGCCGGAACGCTCGGCGACCTTGGTGTCGCGAAGTTCGTCGATGATCTCCTCGATCGACGTCGCCGTGCTGGCGACCGGCGCGGTGATGTCCTCGTCGCCGAGCGAGCGATAGCGCTTGCCGTCGGTGGCGAAGTAGAGGCCGATCGTCGGGATGCCCTCGCGCAAGGTGTAACGCCAGATATCGATCTCGGTCCAG
It encodes:
- a CDS encoding FAD-dependent oxidoreductase: MTLRVAIVGSGPSGFYAADALVRGRDDIEVDIIERLPTPYGLIRGGVAPDHQTTKNVSRNFEKTAMRDNVRYYGNVCVGDDLGLDELRVIYDAVILAVGAPHDNLLTIPGSDLPGVIGSAAFVGWYNGHPDFTDLDPPLDHQAVAVIGNGNVAIDVARVLTKPNDVLATTDIAHHAIAAIAEAPITDVYMIGRRGPVEAKFTNVELREMGDLPGCIPVVDADHLPDSIDVEMSDRDLRLKAKNLETLRGFTELHDREHERRVHFMFYAAPVAVLGDDRVTGLRLERTKVVDGRAMGTGEFFDIECGLVVPAIGYRSMAIEGVEFNHERGLIDSDDGRVERGLYVVGWVKRGPTGVIATNRPDGKIAADLIFEDFADGDRPGHAALEDLLRGRGVKWVTFEAWKTIEAAEVAAATSGAPRRKFTTIEDMLSALD
- a CDS encoding flavodoxin family protein — encoded protein: MLNEQQEKWCAESKWDFSDLKALFLNCTLKKSPEMSHTDGLVRMSKAIMEKNGVQVDELRPVDHDIAYGVYGDMTEHGWDKDDWPRIYEKVKAAHILVITSPIWLGEKSSVCTKVIERLYSTSSDLNDRGQYAYYGRVGGCLITGNEDGAKHCAMNILYSLQHLGYVIPPQADAAWLGEAGPGPSYLDPDSGGPENEFTNRNTTFMTWNLLHMARMITDAGGIPAHGNQRSAWEAGCRFDNPNPLYR
- a CDS encoding 2-oxoacid:acceptor oxidoreductase subunit alpha, with product MNVAPAVPRPQAPREELESVTVRFAGDSGDGMQLTGSQFTLATALAGNDLATFPDFPAEIRAPAGTTYGVSAFQVNFGAREIRTSGDAPDVLVAMNPAALKVNLDDMCTGGLIFVDTGAFTKRNLQKATFDDNPLEDSSLAKFRIMPIDMSAQTLGAVKPYGLSNKEALRCKNMWALGLVYWLYDRDIRPSADWLRQKFAARPELADANIAAMKAGHAFGETAEMPGEISAYTVPPAKIEPGEYRAVTGTEALAWGLVVGAHLADLKLVFCSYPITPASAVLHTLANLRQHGVVTFQAEDEIAAVGAAIGASFAGSIGVTSSSGPGIALKGEAIGLAIATELPLVVINSQRAGPSTGMPTKTEQSDLYQAVYGRNGDSPMSVMAARSPGDCFEVAVEAVRLSTKHMTPVMLLSDGYIANAAEPWRIPDVTGLRRFDRMFHKEIEGFHPFIRHPETLARPWAPPGVPGLEHRIGGLERDYDSGDVSYDPANHQRMTDVRAAKVELIGRDIPPQNVELGSDSGRLAIVGWGSTFGSINRAVENLIDAGLEVAHIHLRHIWPLPPNLHTLLDSYDKVLVPEMNSGQLRTVLRAEYLVPAHGLNKVTGQPFRISEIEEAARRLLED
- a CDS encoding 2-oxoacid:ferredoxin oxidoreductase subunit beta; its protein translation is MSAPKLPETLTAKDYASDQDVRWCPGCGDYAILKGVLKTLADLQVPREKTVFISGIGCAARFPYYVSTYGFHTIHGRAPTIATGAKLANPELDIWVVSGDGDALSIGGNHMLHILRRNPNMQILLFNNQIYGLTKGQYSPTSKVGTRSPSTPRGSVDSPVSAAQFALGANARFVARAIDTDQKHLPETLKRAHTHDGASFVEIFQNCIVYNDGVFSAFTERAHAADTQIHVEHGKPLIFGADRDKGLRLVPGTLDVEVVTIGDNGFTEKDVMFHDETNHWLAALLAAMEPPNFPVAVGVLYCDPATPYEANFPQNTPLGGSVTSNDDLNGMLRSGHTWTV
- a CDS encoding amino acid ABC transporter substrate-binding protein; protein product: MIVRLFFVAAFAICSVTSLAAEDAPLIVGAVLSETGKFSTNGKHAGIGYDLAVQRINALGGVRVGDRTHRLEIAYYDDESTPVRGAALAERLIKQDGVKFMLGPYSSALTQAIAPITEAYSIPMVEGNGSARSLFTQGYRYLFAVLSTSEEYFSSAIDLLADLAESGGRAPSSVRIALATENDPASQDVRAGVLTDAARYGMEIVIDDKLPPDVNDMTAILTKVKALRPDALLVSGHSRGATIAVRQVAEMRVAVPALIVTHCDAADIIGKFGGDAEDVICPAQWDRSLPYSGRWFGGAEDYAVAFERAFGYAPPYQAAESSAAVLTLVDAIERAGSLDGGAVRDALAATDLATFFGRIRFDASGKNIAKPMVLYQVQDGVFRVVAPAEWASAKPVFPR